The DNA segment AGTCGCATCGAGCCAACGCTATGGGCTGATCGGTAGACTGTCAACCGCCGACCACCTCAACCGCCGACCACCTCGGCCCACCGGAGAATCAGATGCCAGCCTGTCGTGTCGCTGCACGGACCGCGGCGTCGCGCGCCGCCACCGCCAAAGTCGGCAGGTTCGAGTCAACTGCGTCGAGGCCAAGGCTGACGCAGGCCCGGATGGCGACTTCGTCGTCCGCGGTCCCGCCGGCGACCAGGAGATCTGCCCGGTGAAGTCGCCGGATGAGGTCAGGTTGGCACGATATCCAAGGCATGTTGACCCCTGTGGCGAGTGCGTCGCGGGCCAACGCGACTGGGTCCGCGTCGGGTGCCCCGCGGCCCACGATCAGGAGACGGGGGATCGTGGGATCAACGCCGGCGGCAGCCTGCAGCTCGACAGCATCGAACGAGCACACAGAGAGACCGTCCCGGGCTTTGCTGGCTGCGATCGCCCGTGCTATCGCGGCGCCGGTCGCAGATCCCTTCGCCTCGATCGTGGCGCCCAGAGTGCGGTGTGCCTCGAGCCAGGACAGCAGCTCGGTCAGCGTCGGGATCCGCTCGCCGGCGAAGTCGGGGTCAAACCAGGTGCCCGCGTCGAGCCGAGCGAGCGTGGCTGCGGTCGCGCTCGCCACCGGGCCACGGCCGTCGGTCGTCCGGTCCAGATGATCGTCGTGGACCACGACCGCCACTCCGTCGCCCGTGAGCTGCACGTCGAGCTCCACGTAGTCGACCCCGGCTCGGACCGCGCGCTCGAACCCGGAGAACGTGTTTTCTGGCGCCTCCCCGGCTGCTCCTCGATGGCCCCCCACCCGAAGTCCGGCCCCGACCGCCCGCCAGTCCAACGTCAGCTGCTTCCTGCAAGGAAGATCGTGCAATGAGACCTGCCAGGCCGATCGCGTTCGCTCACCGGGGCGCCTCGGGATACGCTCGGGACAACACGCTGGAGGCGTTCGCGCTGGCCCTGCGCCAGGGCGCGACCGGCATCGAGTCGGATGCCTGGCTCAGCGGAGACGGCGTGACCGTCCTCGTCCACGACCGGACCATCCGGCCGCCGGGCCGCCGGATCGACGTGACCCGGACCACGGCCGCAGACCTCGCCCGGTGGGGCGTGCCGACGCTCGCCGAGCTGTACGCTTCGTGCGGGACCGGCTTCGAATTGTCGCTCGACCTCGAACATCGTGAGGTCGCGTTGCCTGTGCTCCGCGCCGCTGAGGCTGCCGAGGCGGCCGGGAGACTGTGGGTCTGTCACGATGACCTCGACCTGCTGGCCGAGCTGCGGGCGGCCAGTGGGGCTGTCCGGCTCGTCTGTTCCACGCGCCCCCGCCGAATCCCAGAGGGGGTCGTCGGCCGGATCGACCGGCTCGCCCAACTCGGCATCAACGCCCTAAACATGCATTGGCGAGACTGGTCCGTCGACTGGGTCGAGTGCTGTCACACCAACGGGATCGCGGCGTTCGGCTGGGACGCACAGGAACCCTCGACGATGGCCCAGCTGCTCGCGTTCGGGATCGACGCCATCTACTCGGATTACCCCGATCTTCTCGTAGCAGCGATCGGGTGAGTCCTGGCGGGCAACTCCACCACGCCCGGGCGTGGAGTCGGAGGTCGCCTGTGGTTCTTTCGCGGCACGAGGGATCCCTTGAACGGCGAATGCCTGGACGACCAGCAGGTTGAAATCGACCTACTGGGAAGAGCGCGACGGTCGAACCGTTCAACGCGACTGGGTGGCGTCCCGGATCCACTCCGGTCCGGGCGGTTCCTCCACGAGCAGACGATGCACGGCCGGCATCGCCGCC comes from the Chloroflexota bacterium genome and includes:
- a CDS encoding glycerophosphodiester phosphodiesterase — translated: MRPARPIAFAHRGASGYARDNTLEAFALALRQGATGIESDAWLSGDGVTVLVHDRTIRPPGRRIDVTRTTAADLARWGVPTLAELYASCGTGFELSLDLEHREVALPVLRAAEAAEAAGRLWVCHDDLDLLAELRAASGAVRLVCSTRPRRIPEGVVGRIDRLAQLGINALNMHWRDWSVDWVECCHTNGIAAFGWDAQEPSTMAQLLAFGIDAIYSDYPDLLVAAIG
- a CDS encoding glycerophosphodiester phosphodiesterase, with translation MDWRAVGAGLRVGGHRGAAGEAPENTFSGFERAVRAGVDYVELDVQLTGDGVAVVVHDDHLDRTTDGRGPVASATAATLARLDAGTWFDPDFAGERIPTLTELLSWLEAHRTLGATIEAKGSATGAAIARAIAASKARDGLSVCSFDAVELQAAAGVDPTIPRLLIVGRGAPDADPVALARDALATGVNMPWISCQPDLIRRLHRADLLVAGGTADDEVAIRACVSLGLDAVDSNLPTLAVAARDAAVRAATRQAGI